In a genomic window of Candidatus Chazhemtobacterium aquaticus:
- a CDS encoding type II secretion system protein: MRFKDVKGFTLMEILVAMAIMGILASVGYAAYAVSLEKSRDAGRKSDLSQIARALEAYNNDYGVYPRACTGGVVGGCNDGDDACAWGEAFETTDKIYMKQLPVDPKNDWTYIYLTSTDQRSYQLYTRLENERDPNWVEYTQSCTAIGEACTYGMSSANVDLEPPLSTEPC; the protein is encoded by the coding sequence ATGAGGTTTAAGGATGTGAAGGGTTTTACGTTAATGGAGATTTTGGTAGCAATGGCGATTATGGGTATTTTGGCGAGTGTTGGTTATGCTGCCTATGCAGTTAGTCTTGAGAAATCAAGAGATGCCGGTAGAAAATCTGATTTGTCGCAGATTGCCAGGGCTTTGGAGGCGTATAACAATGATTATGGAGTGTATCCAAGAGCATGTACCGGTGGTGTGGTGGGGGGATGTAATGATGGCGATGATGCTTGTGCGTGGGGTGAAGCGTTTGAGACGACTGACAAGATATACATGAAGCAGTTGCCGGTAGATCCAAAGAATGATTGGACATATATATACTTGACCAGCACTGATCAGAGAAGCTATCAGTTGTATACTCGGCTTGAGAATGAGCGAGATCCAAACTGGGTTGAGTATACGCAAAGCTGTACCGCTATTGGTGAGGCGTGTACTTATGGTATGAGTAGTGCTAATGTTGATTTAGAACCACCATTAAGTACAGAGCCATGCTAA
- a CDS encoding prepilin peptidase encodes MFWYWVFWLFIFGLVIGSFLNVVVYRTIYGESPLKGRSVCPHCKKQISWKHNIPLLSFLFLRGKCAHCKKRISWQYPVVEGLTALLFVWWYVMGKGFFLLVNTPLELVQPYFWLMVGVLLLLVLVFDLWYGVIPNAVNMLLLVLVLGYRVALVVMGIMRPQDFWMAVVAGIGLALFFYGLYLLTKRKGFGLGDVKLAPSLGLLLGLRGTIVATMLSFMSGAVVAVVLLALGRKRFGQTIPFGPFLVLGTVMALLWHELIWEWYFGLLR; translated from the coding sequence ATGTTTTGGTACTGGGTGTTTTGGCTTTTTATATTTGGTTTGGTGATTGGAAGTTTTCTTAATGTGGTGGTATATCGAACTATCTATGGTGAGTCGCCTTTGAAGGGTAGATCAGTTTGCCCTCACTGTAAAAAGCAGATTTCGTGGAAGCACAACATTCCCCTACTCTCTTTTTTATTTCTTCGGGGTAAATGTGCGCATTGTAAGAAAAGAATATCTTGGCAGTATCCCGTGGTTGAGGGATTGACTGCGTTGTTGTTTGTTTGGTGGTATGTGATGGGTAAAGGATTTTTCCTACTCGTTAACACTCCACTAGAACTCGTCCAGCCATATTTTTGGCTAATGGTAGGAGTATTACTTCTGTTAGTTTTAGTCTTTGATCTATGGTATGGAGTGATTCCTAATGCGGTGAATATGTTGTTATTGGTCTTAGTTTTAGGTTATAGGGTGGCATTGGTAGTGATGGGTATTATGAGACCGCAGGATTTTTGGATGGCGGTGGTCGCAGGAATTGGCTTGGCGTTATTTTTCTATGGGTTATATTTATTGACGAAGAGAAAGGGGTTTGGTTTAGGTGATGTGAAGCTGGCACCAAGCTTGGGATTGTTATTGGGATTGAGGGGGACTATTGTGGCGACAATGTTGTCGTTTATGAGCGGAGCTGTAGTGGCTGTGGTGTTGCTGGCTTTGGGGAGAAAGAGATTTGGTCAAACTATACCTTTTGGCCCCTTCTTGGTATTAGGGACGGTGATGGCCTTGTTGTGGCATGAGTTAATCTGGGAGTGGTACTTTGGCTTGTTGCGATAA
- a CDS encoding type II secretion system protein, which yields MKIMIRHNQPQGFTLIELLIVIGVLGILAAGLLAAVDPFEQLKKGRDSNTRNQVVELHNGFIRYYATHGDLPWNDDACVADFSGGPLALSALNTAGCIDPLITDGELKPDFMSAVGSGTAGNIYINSPSAVSLSICFEPTSKSVFADAGTRYSQDGQTDLSATTCTTENKATIGPGTAACYWCAK from the coding sequence ATGAAAATCATGATAAGACACAACCAACCCCAAGGTTTTACATTAATTGAGCTACTTATTGTTATCGGAGTTTTGGGAATCTTGGCAGCTGGTTTGTTGGCGGCAGTAGACCCATTTGAACAGCTTAAGAAAGGTCGAGACAGCAATACTCGTAACCAAGTAGTTGAGTTGCACAACGGATTTATCAGGTACTACGCTACTCATGGTGACTTGCCCTGGAATGATGATGCTTGTGTGGCTGATTTCTCTGGTGGGCCTCTGGCTTTGAGTGCTTTAAACACAGCTGGGTGTATTGATCCGCTGATTACTGATGGAGAGCTTAAGCCTGACTTTATGTCTGCAGTGGGAAGTGGCACGGCTGGTAACATATATATAAACTCGCCTTCCGCAGTGTCTCTGTCGATCTGTTTTGAGCCAACTAGCAAGTCCGTGTTTGCTGATGCAGGTACTCGATACAGTCAGGATGGTCAGACTGATTTATCTGCTACGACCTGCACCACTGAGAACAAGGCAACTATTGGTCCAGGAACTGCCGCTTGTTACTGGTGTGCTAAGTAA
- a CDS encoding type II secretion system F family protein, which translates to MAKQFGYRVKNEEGKTLDGVLEASSLDHASKLLRGRGYLIIKVEEEKESEIKEIMRRFERVKVDDVVNFTRQLSTMVSAGLPLTESLSILRVQSPPAMSRVVSKVLEEVEGGKTLAIAMEESGDGVFDDIYIALVKAGEAAGVLDEVLKRLAETMEKQRDFRSKTKGAMVYPMIIIIGMVIVAVIMMIFVVPRMTEMYKDFGAELPLPTQILIGASDFAVKFWYLLLLIFGAIGYVFLKWSRTDVGSVMIEETLMKMPVVGELRLKMVMTEFARTMSLLISAGISILDALRITSAAVGSKIIGAKMMMAASKVEKGQSLGLVLAELGEFPPIVPQMIAVGEQTGKMDEILDKLADYFEGESEQAVKNLTTAIEPMIMAVMGVGVGFLVMAVIMPIYNLTSQF; encoded by the coding sequence ATGGCTAAGCAGTTTGGTTATAGAGTAAAGAATGAAGAAGGTAAGACATTGGATGGAGTACTTGAGGCGTCGAGTTTGGACCATGCTTCTAAACTGCTTAGGGGTAGAGGTTATTTAATTATCAAGGTAGAGGAAGAAAAAGAGAGTGAGATTAAGGAGATTATGCGTCGCTTTGAGCGGGTGAAGGTGGATGATGTGGTTAACTTTACTCGCCAGTTGTCGACGATGGTGTCGGCTGGTTTGCCGCTAACTGAGTCATTGTCTATCTTGCGAGTACAGAGTCCCCCAGCGATGAGTCGGGTGGTGTCAAAAGTTTTAGAGGAAGTAGAGGGCGGTAAAACTTTGGCAATAGCTATGGAGGAGTCTGGCGATGGAGTGTTTGATGATATATACATCGCTTTGGTAAAGGCAGGTGAGGCGGCTGGTGTTCTTGATGAAGTGTTGAAGCGATTGGCTGAGACAATGGAGAAGCAAAGAGATTTTAGAAGCAAGACTAAAGGGGCCATGGTTTATCCGATGATCATTATTATTGGTATGGTGATTGTGGCGGTAATTATGATGATCTTTGTGGTGCCGAGGATGACTGAGATGTATAAGGATTTTGGGGCAGAACTACCTCTACCTACTCAGATATTGATTGGGGCGAGTGATTTTGCGGTTAAGTTCTGGTATTTGTTGTTGTTAATTTTTGGTGCGATTGGGTATGTGTTTCTTAAGTGGTCGAGAACTGACGTGGGGAGTGTGATGATTGAGGAGACTTTAATGAAGATGCCGGTGGTAGGAGAGCTTAGATTGAAGATGGTAATGACAGAGTTTGCCAGAACAATGAGCTTGTTGATTAGTGCAGGTATTTCTATTTTGGATGCTTTGAGGATTACTTCAGCTGCAGTGGGAAGTAAGATAATTGGAGCGAAGATGATGATGGCGGCCTCAAAAGTCGAGAAAGGTCAGTCATTGGGTCTGGTTTTGGCAGAGCTGGGTGAGTTTCCGCCGATTGTCCCTCAAATGATTGCGGTGGGTGAGCAAACGGGAAAGATGGATGAGATTCTTGATAAGTTGGCAGATTATTTTGAGGGTGAGTCAGAACAGGCAGTGAAGAACTTAACTACAGCCATAGAACCGATGATTATGGCGGTGATGGGTGTGGGAGTAGGATTTTTGGTGATGGCAGTAATTATGCCAATTTATAATTTGACTAGTCAGTTTTAG
- a CDS encoding type IV pilus twitching motility protein PilT, protein MTTTFKMGASDLHLIVGSPPTIRVHGTLRSIENMEVLNSKQVEQLVFSILSEEQQHKLVKFRELDFSVALEGVGRFRANAYWQKQSLALALRAIAERIPSIDELKLPAVCHQFARLRQGFVLVTGPTGHGKSTTLAAVIEEINQNRTEHIVTIEDPVEYVYSNRGSLISQREMGDDTLTWSGALRSVLREDPDVVLVGEMRDPETIAAAMTVAETGHLVFATLHTNSAAQTIDRIVDSFPEDQQNQVMMQLSNSLEAVFSQRLVPTADGTGRVPAAEVLVATPAVRNNIREGKSHQLDSIIQTSSELGMMTLESSLANWVNQGVVSFEKAREFSLRPADLSRLIRGR, encoded by the coding sequence ATGACGACCACATTTAAGATGGGGGCGTCTGATTTGCATTTGATTGTTGGATCTCCACCAACGATTAGGGTTCACGGGACCTTGAGGTCAATAGAGAACATGGAGGTATTGAATTCAAAACAGGTTGAACAGCTGGTTTTTTCAATTTTGAGTGAGGAGCAACAGCATAAATTGGTTAAGTTTCGCGAGCTTGATTTTTCGGTGGCTTTGGAGGGAGTGGGAAGGTTTCGAGCCAATGCTTATTGGCAGAAACAAAGTTTGGCTTTGGCGCTTCGAGCTATAGCTGAGAGGATACCTAGTATTGATGAACTGAAGTTGCCAGCTGTTTGTCACCAGTTTGCCAGATTGCGCCAGGGGTTTGTGTTGGTGACTGGTCCGACCGGCCATGGAAAAAGTACAACCTTGGCGGCTGTAATTGAGGAGATAAATCAAAACCGGACGGAACATATTGTGACAATTGAGGATCCGGTTGAGTATGTGTATAGCAATAGAGGTTCACTGATTTCTCAGAGAGAGATGGGTGATGATACTCTAACCTGGTCGGGGGCGTTGCGGAGTGTGTTGCGAGAAGACCCGGATGTGGTTTTGGTGGGAGAGATGCGTGACCCAGAGACGATTGCGGCGGCGATGACAGTGGCCGAGACGGGTCATTTGGTGTTTGCTACTTTGCATACTAACAGTGCGGCCCAAACGATAGATCGAATTGTAGACAGTTTCCCAGAGGATCAGCAGAACCAGGTAATGATGCAGCTGTCTAACTCACTTGAGGCTGTTTTTTCGCAGCGATTAGTACCAACGGCTGATGGTACGGGTCGGGTGCCAGCAGCTGAAGTGCTAGTAGCAACACCAGCAGTTAGAAACAATATTAGAGAGGGTAAGAGTCACCAGTTGGATAGTATTATCCAGACTTCCTCGGAACTCGGGATGATGACTTTGGAGAGTTCACTGGCTAACTGGGTAAATCAGGGTGTGGTCAGTTTTGAGAAAGCTAGAGAATTTAGTTTACGACCAGCTGATTTATCAAGACTGATTAGAGGAAGGTAG
- a CDS encoding GspE/PulE family protein, protein MNMPAPGTNNTLSGAPVTAGLSSVEEILLARGEITQEQFDKVRLEVVNKGKKADQLILEHNYATEKAVVKARAEVMGVGFVDVSNLGASPEALGLIPESVAKRYQVLPFALDKAEGILSVAMANPADLTVTDFVQAKSGMKIQPFMAVAADLKAAIEQRYTESLSGEVTQALEEGGVTQTGVTTVDAKNLGELIKEAPIAKIVSTVLEFAIKARASDVHIEPQVNRTRIRYRIDGILQEKLVLPKSVHDAVISRIKILAGMKIDEKRLPQDGRFNYVMGEEEVDLRVSSLPTVNGEKIVMRLLKKTGQALTLPELGLRGKALANLQDAVRMPHGIILITGPTGSGKTTTLYSILSIVSTTKVNVVTLEDPVEYQIEGVNQVQVNPGAGLTFASGLRSFLRQDPNIIMVGEIRDEETADLAIQASLTGHMVYATLHTNDAAGALPRLLDMKAEPYLLASSITAVVAQRVVRQNCSACRVDYVPEPEVVEDIKRVLGPLYEAWRQSHPEMVAKAAEKNVELLLSRGQGDSCKVCGGSGYKGRIGIFEVMPITTKIGQLIMQRATSSDIEKQAVVEGMILMTQDGYMKALDGSTTIDEVLRVSRT, encoded by the coding sequence ATGAATATGCCTGCCCCGGGTACTAATAACACGTTGAGTGGTGCGCCAGTAACTGCTGGTTTGTCGAGTGTGGAGGAAATTTTACTGGCTAGAGGTGAGATTACTCAGGAACAGTTTGATAAGGTAAGGTTGGAGGTGGTCAACAAGGGTAAGAAGGCGGATCAGTTGATTTTGGAGCATAACTATGCGACTGAGAAGGCAGTGGTCAAGGCCCGTGCTGAGGTGATGGGTGTTGGTTTTGTGGATGTATCAAACTTAGGCGCTTCTCCTGAGGCGTTGGGGTTGATTCCAGAGTCGGTGGCAAAACGGTATCAGGTGTTGCCTTTTGCGCTTGATAAAGCAGAAGGAATATTGTCGGTGGCGATGGCTAATCCAGCTGATTTGACTGTAACTGATTTTGTGCAGGCTAAGTCTGGGATGAAGATACAGCCGTTTATGGCTGTGGCAGCGGATTTGAAGGCGGCGATTGAACAGCGATACACAGAGAGTTTGTCGGGAGAAGTGACCCAGGCTCTCGAAGAGGGTGGAGTGACACAGACTGGAGTAACGACGGTTGATGCTAAGAATTTAGGTGAGTTGATCAAGGAAGCACCGATCGCCAAGATTGTAAGTACAGTGTTGGAGTTTGCTATCAAAGCTAGAGCCAGCGACGTGCACATTGAACCACAGGTGAATCGGACGAGGATCAGATACAGAATTGATGGAATTTTACAAGAAAAGTTGGTGTTGCCGAAGTCAGTTCATGACGCGGTGATCTCAAGAATCAAGATCTTGGCGGGTATGAAGATTGATGAGAAAAGATTGCCCCAGGATGGTCGGTTTAATTATGTGATGGGTGAGGAAGAGGTGGACTTGCGTGTGTCTTCCTTGCCTACAGTAAATGGTGAAAAAATCGTGATGAGGTTGCTTAAAAAAACTGGTCAGGCTTTGACTTTGCCGGAACTGGGATTAAGAGGTAAGGCCCTGGCTAATTTGCAGGATGCGGTGCGGATGCCTCACGGTATTATCTTGATTACTGGTCCGACAGGTTCAGGTAAAACGACCACTTTGTATTCAATTTTGTCGATAGTAAGTACAACTAAAGTGAACGTGGTGACGCTTGAGGATCCGGTAGAGTATCAGATTGAAGGGGTCAATCAAGTTCAGGTGAATCCTGGGGCAGGTTTAACTTTTGCCTCTGGGCTGCGAAGCTTTTTGAGGCAAGATCCTAACATTATCATGGTGGGTGAGATTCGTGATGAGGAAACAGCAGATCTGGCTATTCAGGCTTCGTTGACGGGACATATGGTTTATGCGACCTTGCACACTAATGATGCAGCTGGTGCTTTGCCTAGGTTATTGGATATGAAAGCGGAGCCATATCTATTGGCTAGCTCAATTACGGCAGTGGTGGCTCAGAGGGTGGTAAGGCAGAACTGCAGTGCTTGTCGGGTGGATTATGTGCCAGAGCCTGAGGTGGTTGAGGATATCAAGAGAGTGTTGGGTCCTTTGTACGAAGCATGGCGGCAGTCGCACCCTGAGATGGTGGCGAAAGCGGCTGAGAAGAATGTTGAGTTGTTGTTAAGCCGTGGACAGGGTGATAGTTGTAAGGTTTGTGGCGGGAGTGGGTACAAAGGAAGAATTGGTATTTTTGAGGTAATGCCAATCACTACAAAGATTGGACAATTAATCATGCAGAGAGCAACCTCTTCGGATATCGAGAAACAAGCAGTGGTCGAAGGGATGATTTTAATGACTCAGGATGGTTATATGAAAGCATTGGATGGATCGACTACTATTGATGAAGTATTAAGGGTTTCAAGAACTTAA
- a CDS encoding DNA gyrase/topoisomerase IV subunit B — MATNTHYTAADITVLEGLEPVRKRPGMYIGSTDERGLHHLATEIIDNSLDEAIGGFATDIFVLIHQDGYISISDNGRGIPTDMHTSGVSALEIALTKLHAGGKFTQNAYQASGGLHGVGASAVNALSTHLRVIVKRDKQYFTQEYNQGKPKAPVTTITQAEAKKILPTYHHHLLNAESGTFTTFKPDPIIFKKTAEFKFNHIANQLRERAYLIAGVHLHLHSSITLDDTNFYFESGIRSLVTHLNRNKTSLTDIIYFQGRVEEGLEVPISVEIALQYTDAFAETVETFANTINTYDGGAHLTGFRTALTRTLKDYATKNKLIDEAKKLTFTSDDLKEGLTAVVWIKMPSSEIQFESQTKTKLNNAEAQSATYQVTKEYLESYFEEHPNDARAIIGKILLAARARLAARAARDAVVRKGALEGSALPGKLADCQTKDPAESELYLVEGDSAGGSAKSGRDRRNQAILPLRGKILNTERARLDKIIESNEIKDLVIALGMGIGETMNPSKLRYHRIIIMVDADVDGAHIATLLLTFFFRHMRPLIDGGYIYLAMPPLYKISSGKDFDYAFSDSERDKIVKQKYQDKKYNVQRFKGLGEMNPEQLWETTMNPETRILKKITIEDGSKADDAFDVLMGKDVPPRRKFIQTNAKFATLDI, encoded by the coding sequence ATGGCTACAAATACACACTATACCGCTGCTGACATCACTGTTCTTGAAGGCCTAGAACCTGTTCGCAAACGTCCCGGCATGTACATTGGTTCTACCGACGAAAGGGGACTCCACCATCTAGCTACCGAAATTATTGACAACTCTCTTGACGAAGCCATTGGCGGATTTGCCACTGATATCTTTGTCCTCATCCACCAAGACGGCTACATCTCCATTAGTGACAACGGCCGAGGTATCCCCACCGATATGCACACTTCAGGTGTCTCAGCTTTGGAGATTGCCCTCACTAAACTTCATGCCGGTGGCAAATTTACCCAGAATGCCTACCAAGCTTCTGGTGGTCTACATGGTGTTGGCGCTTCAGCTGTCAACGCCCTTTCTACCCATCTTCGAGTCATTGTTAAACGAGACAAACAATACTTCACCCAAGAATATAATCAAGGCAAGCCCAAAGCACCTGTTACCACCATCACTCAGGCTGAAGCCAAAAAGATTCTTCCCACATACCATCACCATCTCCTTAACGCTGAATCCGGTACCTTCACTACTTTTAAACCCGATCCCATCATCTTCAAAAAAACCGCCGAGTTTAAGTTCAATCACATCGCCAATCAACTCCGCGAGCGCGCCTACCTAATCGCTGGAGTCCATCTCCATCTTCACTCCAGCATCACCCTTGATGACACCAACTTCTACTTTGAGTCAGGTATCCGTTCTCTAGTCACCCACCTTAACCGAAACAAAACCTCTCTCACTGATATCATCTATTTCCAAGGCAGAGTTGAGGAAGGTCTAGAAGTACCCATCAGCGTCGAGATCGCTCTCCAATATACAGACGCTTTTGCCGAAACTGTCGAGACCTTCGCCAACACCATCAATACCTATGATGGGGGAGCCCACTTGACCGGTTTTCGTACCGCTCTAACTCGCACTCTAAAAGACTACGCCACCAAAAACAAACTTATTGATGAAGCCAAAAAACTCACCTTCACTTCAGATGACTTAAAAGAGGGTCTTACTGCCGTTGTCTGGATCAAGATGCCCAGCTCCGAAATCCAATTCGAATCTCAAACCAAAACCAAACTAAACAATGCCGAAGCCCAATCCGCAACCTATCAGGTTACCAAAGAATATCTTGAGTCCTACTTCGAAGAGCACCCCAATGACGCTCGTGCCATCATCGGCAAAATCCTTTTAGCCGCTAGAGCCCGACTTGCTGCCAGAGCCGCTCGTGACGCGGTGGTCAGAAAAGGCGCTCTGGAGGGATCTGCGCTCCCAGGCAAACTTGCCGACTGTCAAACCAAAGACCCTGCCGAATCAGAACTTTACTTAGTTGAGGGAGACTCCGCCGGAGGATCCGCTAAATCAGGTCGTGACCGCCGCAACCAAGCTATCCTACCACTTCGAGGCAAAATCCTAAACACCGAAAGAGCCAGACTCGACAAAATCATCGAGTCTAACGAAATCAAAGACTTAGTTATCGCCCTGGGTATGGGTATAGGAGAAACTATGAACCCATCCAAGCTTCGCTACCATCGCATCATCATCATGGTCGACGCCGATGTCGATGGAGCCCATATTGCCACCTTGCTTCTAACCTTCTTCTTCCGTCACATGCGCCCCTTAATCGATGGCGGCTACATCTATCTAGCTATGCCACCCCTTTACAAAATTTCATCAGGCAAAGACTTCGATTATGCCTTCAGTGATTCCGAAAGAGACAAAATAGTTAAACAAAAATATCAAGACAAAAAATACAACGTTCAACGCTTTAAGGGCTTAGGTGAAATGAACCCAGAACAACTTTGGGAAACCACCATGAATCCAGAAACCAGAATCCTGAAAAAAATTACCATCGAGGATGGCAGTAAAGCTGATGATGCCTTCGATGTTTTGATGGGTAAAGACGTACCTCCCCGACGCAAGTTTATTCAAACAAACGCCAAATTCGCCACTTTAGATATCTAA
- a CDS encoding manganese-dependent inorganic pyrophosphatase has product MKHYIIGHQKPDLDSVVAAISLADFFKQIGDPTGTPVIADPINPETEYVLNKFNQTPPPIISAKDIKQEDQILLVDHNEEDQRLPGIDPDQISGVIDHHKLNLNLNQPISVTTKPWGSTNTIIYYKFTRYNLSISPTLAALMLSAILSDTVGLKSATTTNKDRHAARKLAKLANIENLDSLTLEIFKAKSNLDSLDAISIVKNDYKVFDFAKRTFIGQIETVEQQELISKRLPELLAALKQVKQEQHVDLAFLAISDILNANTKLLLASDEENNVAQSAFSSSVDNNLIDIGPKLSRKKEIAPAIEKALDNTNK; this is encoded by the coding sequence ATGAAGCACTACATCATTGGTCACCAAAAACCCGATCTCGACTCAGTCGTCGCCGCCATCTCTTTAGCTGACTTTTTCAAGCAAATTGGCGATCCCACCGGAACTCCAGTCATCGCTGACCCCATCAATCCAGAGACCGAGTATGTCCTTAACAAATTTAATCAAACACCACCACCAATCATTAGTGCCAAAGATATCAAACAAGAAGATCAAATCCTTTTAGTAGACCATAATGAAGAAGACCAAAGACTACCTGGAATCGATCCAGATCAAATCTCAGGTGTCATCGACCATCACAAGCTTAACCTAAATCTAAACCAACCCATCTCGGTCACTACCAAGCCCTGGGGATCAACCAATACCATCATCTATTACAAATTTACTCGCTACAATCTTTCCATCTCTCCAACCTTGGCTGCACTCATGCTCTCAGCAATCCTCTCCGACACCGTTGGCCTAAAGTCTGCTACTACCACCAATAAAGACAGACATGCTGCCCGGAAATTAGCCAAGCTGGCAAACATTGAAAATCTAGACTCCCTCACCCTAGAAATTTTTAAAGCCAAATCAAACTTAGATAGTCTTGACGCCATATCTATTGTTAAAAATGACTACAAGGTGTTTGATTTCGCCAAACGAACTTTCATCGGCCAAATTGAAACCGTTGAACAACAAGAACTAATCTCCAAAAGGTTACCTGAGTTACTTGCCGCCCTTAAACAAGTCAAACAAGAGCAACATGTTGACCTTGCATTTCTTGCCATCAGCGATATCTTAAACGCCAACACCAAACTACTCTTGGCTTCAGACGAAGAGAATAATGTTGCCCAATCAGCCTTTTCCTCATCTGTAGACAACAACCTTATAGACATCGGTCCCAAACTATCTCGCAAGAAAGAAATTGCCCCCGCCATCGAAAAGGCGCTAGACAACACCAATAAATAA